In Sphingobacterium sp. PCS056, the following proteins share a genomic window:
- a CDS encoding FecR family protein: MEQDQFITLLNKYLQGQLSIEENRQFQQLLQSDSKNQVLFDYVHIKSNPSTEKENEEEVFQSILTKIDHTDQMRMWGDHKKTIQHSEDSKIMVSDLMPQKPQSWYQVRYVAAAVIVPLLMVLSFYLYQMQPQTKYAQQYVSKRGEKKIINLSDGTTVWLNGDSKLYLEDSFGKVERRVKLEGEGFFTVAHDREHPFIVEFKDSEVKVLGTKFNIRAYPDEDNTATSLVEGAITMKVDHQAQSLTLKPGDKVTFRSAALSKANAIQARPAREVQHSKLTIQEGEVMPSETLWLQNKLSFHADPLSLVISKLSKWYNVSIAIENPDLEQFIFSGNMEGYRLDQILLILQQANPNIQVKKQHDSIIIH, from the coding sequence ATGGAGCAAGACCAATTTATTACCTTACTAAATAAGTACCTTCAAGGACAATTGTCCATTGAAGAAAATCGACAGTTTCAGCAATTACTCCAATCTGATTCGAAAAATCAAGTTCTTTTTGACTATGTCCATATTAAATCTAATCCTTCTACAGAAAAAGAAAATGAGGAGGAGGTGTTTCAATCCATTTTAACCAAAATTGATCATACGGATCAAATGAGGATGTGGGGAGATCACAAAAAAACTATACAGCATTCTGAGGACAGTAAGATTATGGTATCTGATTTAATGCCTCAAAAACCGCAATCATGGTATCAGGTCCGGTATGTGGCAGCAGCCGTGATCGTTCCCTTGTTGATGGTACTTTCCTTCTATCTTTATCAGATGCAGCCCCAGACAAAATATGCGCAACAATACGTTAGTAAAAGAGGGGAGAAAAAGATTATTAATTTGTCCGATGGTACGACAGTTTGGTTAAACGGTGATAGTAAATTATATCTTGAAGATTCATTTGGTAAGGTCGAGCGCCGTGTTAAATTAGAGGGTGAAGGTTTTTTTACTGTTGCTCATGATCGCGAACATCCTTTTATTGTAGAATTTAAAGATTCAGAGGTAAAGGTCCTTGGAACAAAATTTAATATCCGTGCTTATCCCGATGAAGACAACACTGCTACCTCGCTGGTTGAGGGAGCAATAACAATGAAAGTCGATCATCAAGCCCAATCTTTAACCCTTAAACCGGGGGATAAAGTCACTTTCCGTTCTGCGGCATTGTCAAAAGCAAATGCCATTCAAGCAAGGCCAGCGCGGGAAGTTCAACATTCCAAATTAACGATTCAAGAAGGAGAAGTGATGCCCTCAGAGACGTTATGGCTGCAAAATAAACTTTCTTTCCATGCTGATCCACTCTCTTTGGTCATTTCCAAATTGAGCAAGTGGTATAATGTTTCCATTGCAATTGAAAATCCTGATCTAGAACAATTTATTTTCAGTGGTAACATGGAAGGTTATCGTCTTGATCAGATTCTGCTTATCCTTCAGCAAGCGAATCCTAATATCCAAGTTAAGAAACAACATGATTCAATTATTATACATTAA
- a CDS encoding SusC/RagA family TonB-linked outer membrane protein: MKKNLHGQGFCVPKSSTIKYALMTKLTVALTFAFAVKVFGISTSAQEKVSLKIRNTDLKTVLKTIEKQTNVKFVYFDNLVSNKNLSSVAVENQAWNNALIPLLNQFNLTLSSYDGVTYVITPVKNPVQGITIKGKILNSQGMPLAGVTIVEKNKDRGTSTDDKGEFSLKVNEATSILLISNVGFISQEIKVSQSFMTITLQEDLTSLAEVVVVGYGTQKKANLTGAVSSVEMDKVLGDRPVSSSSQALQGALPGLQVTFGGGRPGTGTDLNIRGVTSINGGSPLILVDNVPMNMDDVNPKDILNVTVLKDAAAASIYGARAAFGVILVTTKKGARNQPTKINYSSNLTWSSPSTLPEKASPLQFVQALKDFGNTSNWAGQNVDTWLEKLKDYQVNPNSYPDGITEVNGTKYPLREYDLYKEVFQTGFEHLHNLSIQGGSEKIAYRLSGMYSDEDGIMTTRKDSYKRYNLNAYVGAELKKNLNISANILYKNDERYTPANFGEMFYRALSFGSYLNPGETTDSDGNSIPFGTPNNYLKYEDPTRNYNDNLRLFGKLDYNPLPGWNIALEYTFSKTNNNSKYAQNKHRYMNPNNFNPEYLFNNDFYERSNTLINYNALNIYSSYSHAIAEHHFKVLAGANYEKSYSENFSARRFGVLSPDSPSLGTSTGTQTTADSFGQYAVLGYFGRINYDYQNKYLLEVNGRLDGSSRFQKGSQFGFFPSVSAGWNVTEEGFMSDLKNSIPLLKFRGSYGSIGNQVVLNNVGGQVYFPVIPQMTTSNTNWIDPTTGVRYLTINAPNLISSTFTWEQVRTLNVGVDIALLNNRLTTSFDWFRRQTIGMLYQGADLPAVLGSAPPFQNTTDLESKGWEWELSWKDQIKDFRYGFTFNLSDNRGYITRIENSAGLIDGYYEGKEIGEIWGYVSDRFYTTQDFEDNSLNPQLINGTLKSGIPAFKGVKQNPGDMLYTDLNGDGILFSGTGTVTDPGDMKVIGNNNRRYQFGVNAFFNYKNFDLSVFLQGVGKRDLWLSNFLMWPYNNEFGTLYQHNLDYWTPENTDAEYGRVYANAGLNTGANRRVQTKYLSNGAYLRVRNITLAYTLAKNVLRSKAVDNIKFFVSGENLFKADHMPKGMEADGQDLGSGGIYPFLKKYSFGVNVTF, translated from the coding sequence ATGAAAAAAAATTTACATGGTCAGGGATTTTGTGTACCAAAATCTAGCACCATTAAATATGCATTAATGACTAAGCTAACAGTTGCGCTCACTTTTGCTTTTGCAGTAAAGGTTTTCGGAATAAGTACAAGTGCGCAAGAGAAAGTTTCTTTGAAAATTAGAAATACAGATTTAAAGACCGTTTTGAAAACCATCGAAAAACAGACAAACGTCAAGTTTGTATATTTTGATAATCTGGTTTCAAATAAGAATCTTTCCTCTGTTGCTGTAGAAAATCAAGCCTGGAATAATGCACTTATTCCACTTTTAAATCAATTTAACCTGACCCTAAGCAGTTATGATGGTGTTACTTATGTGATTACACCTGTGAAAAATCCTGTGCAGGGAATCACCATAAAAGGCAAGATCTTGAATAGTCAGGGAATGCCATTGGCAGGAGTTACGATCGTTGAAAAGAATAAAGATCGGGGCACGAGTACAGATGATAAGGGTGAATTTTCATTAAAGGTCAATGAGGCCACATCCATTTTATTGATTAGCAATGTAGGCTTCATCAGTCAGGAAATAAAAGTTAGTCAATCTTTTATGACCATTACGCTACAAGAAGATCTCACTTCGTTAGCTGAGGTTGTTGTTGTGGGTTATGGTACACAAAAAAAAGCAAACCTAACCGGTGCTGTTTCTTCCGTAGAAATGGATAAAGTTTTGGGTGATAGACCTGTGAGCAGTAGCTCTCAAGCATTGCAGGGTGCTCTGCCCGGTTTGCAGGTCACTTTTGGTGGAGGAAGACCAGGAACGGGGACCGATTTGAATATTCGGGGTGTGACATCCATCAATGGTGGTTCTCCACTAATTCTGGTTGATAATGTGCCTATGAATATGGATGATGTCAACCCCAAAGACATTTTAAACGTTACCGTGTTAAAAGATGCTGCTGCGGCATCTATTTATGGTGCTCGAGCTGCCTTTGGGGTCATATTGGTTACAACCAAAAAAGGCGCTAGAAATCAACCAACCAAAATTAATTACTCCAGCAATTTGACTTGGAGCAGTCCTTCTACCTTACCCGAAAAGGCCAGTCCTTTGCAGTTTGTACAAGCGCTAAAAGATTTTGGTAATACCTCCAATTGGGCTGGACAAAATGTAGACACATGGTTAGAAAAGCTCAAAGACTATCAAGTCAATCCCAATAGCTATCCAGATGGAATAACGGAAGTCAATGGAACGAAATATCCTTTGCGCGAATATGATCTTTACAAAGAGGTATTTCAAACAGGCTTCGAGCATCTGCATAATCTTTCTATTCAAGGAGGTTCCGAGAAAATAGCGTATCGTCTTTCAGGTATGTACAGTGATGAAGATGGTATCATGACGACCCGAAAAGATAGTTACAAGCGCTACAATCTCAATGCTTATGTCGGTGCAGAGTTAAAGAAAAATCTGAATATCAGTGCCAATATCTTATATAAAAACGATGAGCGCTATACACCTGCAAATTTTGGGGAGATGTTTTATCGTGCTTTAAGTTTTGGGTCTTATCTCAACCCTGGGGAGACGACAGATAGCGACGGCAATAGCATACCCTTTGGGACTCCCAATAACTATCTCAAATATGAAGATCCAACCCGAAATTACAATGATAATTTGAGGTTATTCGGAAAATTGGACTATAACCCTTTGCCAGGGTGGAATATTGCTTTAGAATATACTTTTAGCAAGACCAACAATAACAGCAAGTATGCGCAAAATAAGCATCGTTATATGAACCCCAATAATTTTAATCCCGAATATTTATTTAATAACGATTTTTACGAGCGTAGCAATACACTCATCAATTACAATGCGTTAAATATTTATTCCAGTTATAGCCACGCGATTGCGGAACATCATTTTAAAGTATTAGCGGGAGCCAATTATGAAAAAAGCTATTCAGAAAATTTTTCGGCTAGGCGATTCGGTGTTCTCAGTCCAGACTCTCCATCACTAGGTACGAGTACTGGTACACAGACCACAGCGGACTCCTTTGGTCAATATGCTGTTTTAGGTTACTTCGGGCGTATTAATTATGATTATCAGAATAAATATCTATTAGAGGTCAATGGCCGATTGGATGGTTCCTCACGATTCCAAAAAGGAAGTCAATTTGGTTTCTTTCCTTCTGTATCAGCAGGCTGGAATGTGACAGAAGAGGGATTTATGTCCGATTTGAAAAATAGCATTCCATTGCTCAAATTTAGAGGTTCTTACGGTTCCATCGGTAATCAAGTTGTTCTCAACAATGTGGGCGGGCAGGTTTATTTCCCTGTTATTCCGCAGATGACAACGAGCAATACGAATTGGATAGATCCCACTACGGGAGTCCGTTATTTAACCATCAATGCTCCCAATCTGATTAGCTCGACCTTTACTTGGGAACAGGTACGGACGTTAAATGTGGGGGTTGATATTGCGCTTTTAAATAATCGTTTGACCACGAGTTTTGACTGGTTTCGCCGTCAAACAATCGGCATGTTATATCAAGGAGCAGATTTGCCAGCAGTTTTAGGTTCAGCTCCTCCGTTTCAAAATACCACCGATCTGGAGTCCAAAGGCTGGGAGTGGGAACTTTCTTGGAAAGACCAAATTAAAGATTTTAGATATGGTTTCACGTTCAATCTTTCAGACAACAGGGGCTACATCACGCGTATTGAAAATAGTGCGGGACTGATCGATGGCTATTACGAAGGAAAAGAAATAGGGGAAATCTGGGGCTATGTCTCCGATCGTTTTTATACCACACAAGATTTTGAAGACAATTCATTAAATCCGCAGCTGATCAATGGTACATTAAAATCAGGTATTCCTGCTTTTAAAGGCGTGAAACAAAACCCTGGAGACATGCTGTATACCGATTTAAATGGTGATGGTATCCTCTTTTCGGGTACAGGTACCGTGACGGATCCCGGGGATATGAAAGTGATCGGCAATAACAATCGAAGATATCAATTTGGAGTCAATGCTTTCTTTAATTATAAAAACTTTGATCTATCGGTCTTTTTGCAGGGCGTAGGCAAGCGCGATCTATGGCTTAGTAATTTTTTGATGTGGCCTTATAATAATGAGTTTGGGACTTTATACCAACATAATCTCGATTATTGGACGCCAGAAAATACAGATGCAGAATACGGACGTGTGTATGCCAATGCAGGTCTAAATACAGGAGCTAATCGACGGGTACAAACAAAATATTTATCAAATGGAGCCTATTTACGCGTACGTAATATCACCCTAGCATATACCTTGGCGAAAAATGTATTGCGTTCAAAAGCAGTTGACAATATCAAGTTTTTTGTTTCAGGAGAGAATCTCTTTAAGGCAGATCACATGCCAAAAGGAATGGAGGCCGATGGGCAAGATCTGGGATCAGGAGGTATTTATCCTTTCTTGAAGAAATATAGCTTTGGCGTAAATGTCACGTTTTAA
- a CDS encoding RagB/SusD family nutrient uptake outer membrane protein: MKNRIILYTLGLCLSGSLLSCSNLLDLEPEGTLTENSTFTNYNNFISYAWQFYGTFPGYSNAVPNSEFHGDLFANANANGTSDWIWQRIVVPSKSDDYSLPFVQIRSINILLDNIDLASNLTDIEKKHIRSIGYFFKAYQYMDLLNKYGTAIWVENAISDGDKEVLYGTPLTRDELAAKIEALLSYAAENIKVNGDGPNTINKHVVLALTTRFGLREGTWRKYHQLGQAEKYLRLSADAASKLIAANLPLMADYDQLFNSESLANVSEVLLYKQYEQNQITHSLASLARNSSGRWDLTKTAVDLYLMKDGQSRWSSPQFAGDKNPYDEFRNRDSRLYFTVPPPYKVDASHPTYTWKYTNDVKDREYIDLMARLSVDKRKTLPWMNWEGLILKQEPHFFDNNLGQPFSVSFTGYRFYKFSNKIQRIQNQDINDAPIFRMGEILVSYAEAKFELGEFDQSIANQTINPLRARGGVAALQLTNIQSDPTRDATVAPQLWEIRRERAVELMGEGFRFDDLRRWKKMDYAVALKRGRYITKGVDVPANAPIPIENNQTQGYISYEGKAPSPFLTYYYLYPIPSAELVQNTNLKQNPEW; this comes from the coding sequence ATGAAAAATCGGATTATATTATATACCCTAGGACTATGCCTTAGCGGTTCCTTGCTAAGCTGTTCTAATCTATTGGACTTAGAGCCTGAGGGCACACTGACCGAAAATAGTACTTTTACCAATTACAACAATTTTATTTCTTACGCTTGGCAGTTTTATGGGACTTTTCCAGGTTATAGTAACGCTGTTCCCAATTCCGAATTCCATGGCGATCTATTTGCCAATGCGAATGCAAATGGGACATCAGATTGGATCTGGCAGCGGATCGTAGTTCCTTCCAAATCGGATGATTATAGCCTCCCGTTTGTTCAGATCAGAAGTATCAATATTTTGTTGGACAACATCGATTTGGCCAGTAATTTAACCGATATTGAAAAGAAACATATTCGGAGCATCGGTTATTTTTTCAAAGCCTATCAGTATATGGATCTTTTAAATAAATATGGTACTGCCATTTGGGTTGAAAATGCGATCAGCGATGGGGATAAAGAAGTTTTATATGGTACCCCGCTTACACGAGATGAATTGGCTGCCAAAATCGAGGCATTACTTAGCTATGCTGCAGAAAATATCAAGGTAAACGGTGATGGACCAAATACCATTAATAAGCATGTGGTGCTGGCTCTGACGACTCGCTTTGGGCTTCGTGAAGGTACTTGGCGTAAATATCATCAGCTTGGTCAAGCAGAAAAATATCTGCGTCTGTCGGCAGATGCGGCTTCGAAACTGATCGCTGCCAATCTTCCATTAATGGCCGATTATGATCAGTTATTTAATAGCGAGTCTTTGGCAAATGTTTCAGAAGTGTTACTCTATAAACAGTATGAACAAAATCAGATCACCCATTCGCTAGCTTCTTTAGCAAGAAATTCTTCTGGAAGATGGGATTTGACCAAGACTGCGGTAGATCTTTACTTAATGAAAGACGGGCAGAGCCGCTGGTCAAGCCCGCAATTTGCTGGAGATAAAAATCCTTACGATGAGTTTCGTAATCGAGACAGTAGACTCTACTTCACAGTGCCACCACCTTATAAAGTTGATGCTAGCCATCCAACATATACGTGGAAATATACCAATGATGTCAAGGATCGGGAATATATTGACCTGATGGCTCGATTGTCTGTTGACAAACGCAAAACGCTTCCGTGGATGAATTGGGAAGGATTAATCCTAAAACAAGAACCTCATTTTTTTGACAACAACTTAGGACAGCCTTTTAGCGTAAGTTTTACGGGTTATCGCTTTTATAAATTCAGCAACAAGATTCAACGTATTCAGAATCAAGACATCAATGATGCTCCTATTTTCAGGATGGGTGAGATACTGGTATCTTATGCCGAGGCTAAATTTGAATTGGGCGAGTTTGATCAATCTATTGCCAATCAAACGATCAATCCTTTGCGGGCTCGAGGTGGAGTTGCAGCTTTACAGTTGACCAATATACAGAGCGATCCGACACGTGATGCTACAGTAGCGCCACAATTGTGGGAGATTCGTCGGGAGAGGGCGGTTGAATTGATGGGTGAAGGATTCCGTTTTGATGATTTACGTCGTTGGAAAAAAATGGATTATGCAGTAGCTTTAAAACGTGGACGTTATATTACAAAAGGTGTAGATGTTCCTGCAAATGCTCCTATACCCATTGAAAATAATCAGACCCAAGGATATATTTCGTACGAAGGAAAGGCTCCAAGTCCATTTTTGACGTATTATTATTTATACCCTATCCCATCTGCAGAGTTGGTTCAAAATACAAATTTGAAACAAAATCCAGAATGGTAG
- a CDS encoding arylsulfatase, producing MKKPALFALFFALSSIAIAQKKSDRPNIVFIMADDLGYGDLGAYGQKIIETKHLDALAKEGMRFDNFYAGTSVCAPSRSALMTGQHTGHTPVRGNKELEPEGQQPLADSVQTIAMLLQKAGYATGAFGKWGLGMVDTYGSPSRKGFDEFYGYNCQRQSHRYYPTHLWHNQERIELQGNHGLMAKGQYAPELIQEKTLEFIENNKDRPFFLYVPTVLPHAELSGPDDQFYAQYADKFEEKAHKGNDYGPAATIPGYASVAKPRATYASMVSRMDAQVGQIVAKLKALDLLDNTIIVFTSDNGAHREGGADPDFFNSSAGLRGYKRDLYEGGVKTPFIVYWSGKVTPGSTSNYLGAFWDVMPTLAEVAQAGKPQYTDGISFVPTLLGKPKKQKQHDYLYWEFHEDGGRQAVRQGDWKLILQKVRSGNPVAELYNLKQDPKEQNNVAASHPQKVIALRKIIVKAHVETSDFPLLNK from the coding sequence ATGAAAAAACCAGCACTATTTGCGTTGTTTTTTGCGTTGAGCAGCATCGCAATAGCACAAAAGAAAAGCGATCGACCCAACATTGTCTTTATCATGGCCGATGATTTGGGGTATGGTGATCTAGGGGCTTATGGGCAAAAGATCATAGAAACAAAACATCTGGATGCTTTAGCAAAAGAGGGCATGCGTTTTGACAATTTTTATGCCGGCACCTCTGTTTGTGCTCCATCCCGATCCGCTCTGATGACGGGTCAACATACTGGACATACGCCAGTCCGCGGCAATAAAGAATTAGAACCCGAGGGACAGCAACCTTTAGCAGACTCGGTGCAGACGATCGCGATGCTCTTGCAAAAGGCGGGGTACGCGACAGGTGCATTTGGCAAATGGGGATTAGGGATGGTGGATACTTACGGGTCTCCAAGCCGCAAGGGATTCGACGAATTCTATGGTTATAACTGTCAGCGACAATCTCATCGTTATTATCCTACTCATCTGTGGCACAATCAAGAGCGTATCGAGCTACAGGGAAATCATGGTCTGATGGCCAAAGGGCAGTATGCCCCAGAGCTAATCCAAGAAAAAACATTAGAATTTATTGAAAACAATAAGGATCGCCCTTTTTTCCTATATGTTCCGACAGTATTGCCTCATGCCGAATTATCAGGTCCTGATGATCAGTTTTATGCCCAATATGCCGATAAATTTGAAGAAAAAGCGCACAAGGGCAATGATTATGGTCCTGCAGCAACCATTCCGGGATATGCCTCTGTAGCTAAGCCACGTGCTACTTATGCCAGTATGGTCAGCCGCATGGATGCACAGGTGGGACAAATTGTTGCTAAGCTCAAAGCGTTGGATTTATTGGACAATACCATTATTGTTTTTACCAGTGACAACGGAGCACATCGTGAAGGAGGTGCTGATCCAGATTTCTTCAATAGTTCAGCTGGATTGCGCGGATACAAAAGAGACCTCTATGAAGGAGGTGTAAAAACTCCTTTTATCGTCTATTGGTCCGGAAAGGTGACTCCCGGATCTACTTCCAATTACTTAGGCGCATTTTGGGATGTGATGCCCACTCTAGCAGAAGTTGCGCAGGCAGGAAAACCGCAATATACAGACGGTATTTCGTTTGTTCCGACATTACTTGGAAAACCTAAAAAGCAAAAGCAGCATGATTACTTATATTGGGAGTTTCATGAAGATGGCGGCCGTCAAGCGGTGCGTCAAGGTGATTGGAAATTGATTTTGCAAAAAGTCAGAAGTGGAAATCCTGTTGCTGAACTGTATAATCTAAAGCAAGACCCTAAGGAACAAAATAATGTGGCAGCTAGTCATCCTCAAAAAGTGATAGCGTTGCGCAAAATTATAGTAAAAGCACATGTAGAAACGAGTGATTTTCCTTTGCTTAATAAGTAA
- a CDS encoding DUF3843 family protein yields the protein MNKKRIYIQDWLGQHPYQGRSDADRYYLQVANDIHDALSTLWFDEEETDALIRPEIIKTLSVYLTCYLEDVVSGTKLFDAFRTEHKALYGKMLPFFEDQELTDYYPEDINPQDVLVLSWLFFSERNPHLFLDKEGRLLALVTDLAYAVLEEHYEVAPENSLLQKEYALAADANYLEVRNFAEKVIATNYITGGYYYNSLMQHMDIADLGRYQHDPAYLNQMTFRVRDNHFVFFRLHLLGLKSCEFVASTLSPAHPRYEQVRDIGKRIDSFFEFEKLEKERLQLKHLTTGEIFFVNQNSIQNFQEPQAAQLFYMEIVPWQDAWNLSGMMSAVEADQIDLTADQEIDQAYLVEALKGKRTHIEKAEQQVEDVKALFNEKHDGLLAFMTEAEIAGYIHELTTAYREQVGLPLIEEVTNPNASKDTPVTAFYNPKIGLEFFGGIENLFPLKNNPFFVEEPNEPTNYAQNLLQLLVQKFFSVGLVQHYYELYEKEINEQFFYSLTRETLDFLIRFYKSDTYHNQPHVMIR from the coding sequence ATGAACAAAAAACGAATTTATATACAAGATTGGCTAGGACAACATCCTTATCAAGGGAGATCGGATGCCGATCGTTATTATTTACAAGTAGCCAATGACATACACGATGCGCTAAGCACATTATGGTTTGACGAAGAAGAAACGGATGCTCTGATCAGACCTGAAATTATAAAAACGCTCAGCGTTTATTTGACCTGCTACCTCGAGGATGTCGTATCTGGAACAAAGCTTTTTGATGCCTTTAGGACAGAGCACAAAGCGCTATATGGCAAGATGCTTCCATTTTTTGAGGATCAGGAATTAACAGATTATTATCCAGAAGATATCAATCCACAGGATGTACTGGTGCTTTCATGGTTATTTTTCAGCGAACGTAATCCGCATCTTTTCTTAGATAAAGAAGGGCGTTTACTTGCCCTAGTTACAGATCTTGCTTATGCGGTATTGGAGGAACATTATGAGGTCGCTCCGGAAAACTCCTTACTACAAAAGGAATATGCTCTGGCAGCGGATGCTAATTATCTGGAAGTTCGCAATTTTGCCGAAAAGGTGATCGCAACCAATTATATCACGGGAGGCTATTACTACAACAGTTTGATGCAACATATGGATATAGCCGACTTGGGTCGCTATCAACATGATCCTGCGTACTTAAATCAAATGACTTTCCGTGTGCGGGACAATCACTTTGTTTTCTTCCGCTTACATCTATTGGGCTTAAAATCTTGCGAATTTGTTGCCTCGACTCTATCACCTGCACATCCGCGATATGAGCAGGTGCGCGATATTGGAAAACGGATCGATAGCTTTTTTGAATTTGAAAAATTGGAGAAAGAGCGTCTACAATTGAAGCACTTGACAACAGGTGAAATCTTTTTTGTCAATCAAAATTCGATTCAAAACTTTCAAGAGCCCCAAGCTGCTCAATTGTTCTATATGGAGATCGTACCTTGGCAAGATGCCTGGAACCTATCAGGAATGATGTCTGCTGTTGAAGCTGATCAGATCGATCTGACGGCTGACCAAGAAATAGATCAAGCGTATTTGGTGGAAGCACTAAAGGGCAAAAGGACGCATATCGAAAAGGCAGAACAACAAGTGGAGGATGTAAAAGCATTGTTTAATGAAAAGCATGACGGTCTTCTGGCATTTATGACGGAAGCTGAAATTGCGGGTTACATCCATGAACTCACCACAGCATACCGCGAGCAAGTAGGGCTACCGCTAATCGAAGAGGTAACGAATCCAAATGCATCAAAAGATACTCCGGTGACCGCATTCTATAATCCGAAAATAGGTCTAGAATTTTTTGGTGGCATCGAAAACCTCTTTCCCTTGAAAAATAATCCATTTTTTGTGGAAGAGCCAAATGAACCAACAAATTATGCGCAAAACTTACTGCAGCTCTTGGTGCAGAAGTTTTTCTCAGTTGGATTGGTACAGCATTATTATGAATTGTACGAAAAGGAAATCAATGAGCAGTTTTTCTATTCATTAACGCGAGAAACATTGGATTTTCTCATTCGCTTTTACAAGAGCGATACCTATCACAATCAGCCACATGTGATGATTAGATAG
- a CDS encoding replication-associated recombination protein A, whose product MATRIPLAERMRPKKLEDYVGQQHIIGHDAVLYHAIQQKNIPSMLLWGPPGVGKTSLALLMAKELGRPFFSLSAIQSGVKDIRDVIEKAEKLMNINQEQPLMDFNQEQPILFIDEIHRFSKSQQDSLLGAVERGLVTLIGATTENPSFEVISALLSRCQVYVLEHLSSEDLIGLIEKALNEDEYLKTLNIEIEEYEAILRLSGGDARKLLNVLELVSNAAVLHHEPITNAFVLKQVQQNMAIYDKTGEQHYDIISAFIKSIRGSDPNAAIYWLARMIEGGEDPSFIARRLLILASEDIGNANPNALLLANTCFQAVNVIGWPESRIILAQAVTYLASSPKSNASYEAINKAQGVVKQTGDLSVPLHLRNAPTKLMKQLNYGAEYKYAHAYPGNFVIQEFLPDELSGMTLYEPGKNPQEEKLRQGLRDKWKEKYRY is encoded by the coding sequence ATGGCTACACGAATTCCACTGGCAGAGCGCATGCGTCCCAAGAAATTGGAAGATTATGTTGGACAGCAACATATTATCGGTCACGATGCGGTTTTATATCATGCCATTCAACAAAAAAATATTCCTTCTATGTTACTCTGGGGCCCTCCCGGGGTTGGAAAAACGAGTTTGGCACTTTTGATGGCCAAAGAGCTGGGGCGCCCATTTTTTTCTTTAAGTGCGATTCAGTCTGGAGTCAAAGATATTCGTGACGTCATTGAAAAAGCGGAAAAGCTGATGAATATCAATCAGGAGCAACCTTTGATGGATTTTAATCAAGAACAGCCCATTTTGTTTATTGATGAGATTCATCGTTTTTCCAAATCACAGCAGGACTCGTTGTTGGGGGCTGTGGAAAGGGGACTGGTTACCCTTATCGGAGCGACCACAGAAAATCCATCATTCGAAGTGATATCGGCTCTATTGTCTCGCTGTCAAGTCTACGTGCTTGAACATTTAAGCAGCGAAGATCTGATCGGCCTGATCGAAAAAGCATTAAATGAAGACGAATACCTCAAAACATTAAACATTGAGATTGAAGAATACGAGGCCATTTTAAGATTATCTGGGGGAGATGCACGTAAGCTTCTCAATGTACTCGAATTGGTCAGTAATGCCGCAGTCCTGCATCATGAACCCATTACCAATGCGTTCGTATTGAAACAGGTGCAGCAGAATATGGCTATTTACGATAAGACAGGCGAGCAGCATTACGATATCATATCTGCTTTTATCAAATCGATCCGCGGATCAGATCCCAATGCCGCTATTTATTGGCTGGCACGTATGATCGAAGGGGGGGAAGATCCTTCTTTTATTGCTAGGCGATTGCTGATTCTAGCATCTGAAGACATCGGCAATGCCAATCCCAACGCCTTGTTATTGGCCAATACTTGCTTTCAGGCCGTAAATGTCATCGGCTGGCCCGAGTCGCGGATTATCCTGGCGCAAGCAGTAACGTATTTGGCAAGTTCACCTAAAAGCAATGCCTCTTACGAAGCCATTAATAAAGCTCAGGGAGTGGTGAAGCAAACGGGCGATCTTTCTGTACCTCTTCATTTGCGCAATGCACCTACAAAATTGATGAAACAGCTGAATTATGGTGCGGAATACAAGTATGCACATGCATACCCAGGTAATTTTGTGATCCAAGAATTTTTACCGGATGAACTGAGCGGTATGACCTTGTACGAGCCCGGTAAAAATCCGCAGGAAGAAAAGTTAAGGCAGGGCTTACGCGACAAGTGGAAGGAGAAGTACAGGTATTGA